A section of the Campylobacter concisus genome encodes:
- a CDS encoding CiaD-like domain-containing protein gives MVDKIMKLDDIARMAISEVSAELEKIEALQSKKQEELERENLKKELLAIESNENALNNELKVEANLQNEQVFEVKEEPASPIKSREMSEEKIFLANLAERIEVLFEGLKQTSEQNLASRLELTTKFLEFTLANIENRLQNLSK, from the coding sequence GATTATGAAGCTTGATGATATCGCTAGAATGGCAATCAGTGAGGTTAGCGCTGAGCTTGAAAAAATAGAAGCATTGCAAAGTAAAAAGCAAGAAGAGCTTGAGCGAGAGAATTTAAAAAAAGAGCTTTTGGCTATAGAGTCTAATGAAAATGCACTAAATAACGAGCTAAAAGTTGAGGCAAATTTACAAAATGAGCAAGTATTTGAGGTAAAAGAGGAGCCAGCAAGTCCAATAAAAAGTAGAGAGATGAGCGAAGAGAAAATTTTCTTAGCAAACCTTGCTGAGCGCATAGAAGTGCTTTTTGAAGGGCTTAAACAAACTAGTGAACAAAATCTTGCTTCAAGGCTTGAGCTAACGACAAAATTTTTAGAATTTACCCTTGCAAATATCGAAAATAGACTCCAAAATCTCTCAAAATAA
- a CDS encoding endonuclease/exonuclease/phosphatase family protein codes for MRVVFALVFTILVAFASEISIATYNVQNLFDCKDDGSEYLDFKVGVSKWDCEAADSKLQRTRQVINALNTDIIALQEIENEQVLKALVSDSEYKFASFTKEKNSPVGLGLISKLQPSGSEIFKVPNVKTRNILKVIFETEGKKFSIFVNHFPTYKNGINMQKKAEKTLRTALGKEKNAIILGDFNSPFGQKSILNDIITTRNFYDLYKELEPKDRYSHAVHGKKRAIDHVLLSPSFMENGDLSYVGGSFEVFKPSFAVDEKGFAKSDLYSDHFALKFKISTDPSPVKKSFVSKIFKKDENKANKKISEQDYKTADVDTLFDHPEAVPVVIEKAVVILKDKYGFIISKNHRGIYVYDPKNSVTVGEELDILVRRMKIYKDALEVSSYEIINEHGTKDISENLLDASQLSEARSGDVFAKISGRLERGYLHTPYGKIRVYSKKKLKDGEYSFENVRVKIYKRENQIVVE; via the coding sequence TTGAGAGTAGTTTTTGCTTTGGTTTTTACCATTTTAGTGGCATTTGCGAGTGAAATTAGCATCGCAACTTATAATGTGCAAAATTTATTTGATTGCAAAGATGATGGTAGCGAGTATCTTGATTTTAAAGTAGGCGTATCAAAATGGGACTGTGAGGCGGCTGATTCAAAACTACAAAGGACAAGACAAGTCATAAATGCACTAAATACTGACATTATCGCACTTCAAGAGATCGAAAATGAGCAAGTTTTAAAAGCTCTGGTAAGTGATAGCGAGTATAAATTTGCAAGCTTTACAAAGGAGAAAAACTCGCCTGTTGGGCTTGGGCTTATTTCAAAGTTACAGCCAAGTGGCAGTGAAATTTTTAAAGTTCCAAACGTAAAGACGAGAAATATTCTAAAGGTTATTTTTGAGACAGAAGGTAAGAAATTTAGCATATTTGTAAATCACTTTCCAACTTATAAAAATGGCATAAATATGCAAAAAAAGGCTGAAAAAACGTTAAGAACAGCTCTGGGTAAAGAGAAAAACGCGATTATTTTGGGTGATTTTAACTCGCCCTTTGGACAAAAATCTATCCTAAATGACATCATTACAACGAGAAATTTTTATGATCTTTATAAAGAGCTTGAGCCAAAAGATAGATATTCTCACGCAGTACATGGCAAAAAAAGAGCGATCGATCATGTTTTACTTTCACCTAGCTTTATGGAAAATGGCGATCTAAGCTATGTTGGTGGCAGTTTTGAAGTCTTTAAACCAAGCTTTGCAGTCGATGAAAAAGGCTTTGCAAAGAGCGACCTTTACTCGGATCACTTTGCGTTAAAGTTTAAAATTTCAACTGATCCAAGCCCAGTAAAAAAGAGCTTTGTAAGTAAAATTTTTAAAAAAGATGAAAACAAAGCCAATAAAAAAATAAGCGAACAAGACTATAAGACGGCTGATGTGGATACGCTTTTTGATCACCCAGAGGCAGTGCCAGTCGTGATTGAAAAAGCGGTTGTTATCTTAAAAGATAAGTATGGCTTCATTATCTCGAAAAATCACCGTGGAATTTATGTCTATGATCCTAAAAATAGCGTTACTGTAGGCGAAGAGCTAGATATTTTAGTAAGGCGAATGAAAATTTATAAAGATGCGCTTGAAGTCAGCTCTTATGAGATCATAAATGAGCATGGCACAAAAGATATTAGCGAAAATTTACTAGATGCATCGCAATTAAGTGAAGCTAGAAGTGGCGATGTCTTTGCTAAAATTTCGGGCAGACTAGAGAGGGGCTATCTGCATACACCATACGGTAAGATCAGGGTTTATAGTAAGAAAAAGCTAAAAGATGGCGAGTATAGTTTTGAAAACGTGAGAGTTAAAATTTATAAGAGAGAAAACCAAATCGTTGTGGAGTAG
- a CDS encoding transglycosylase domain-containing protein has product MKYILAFIFVVAVALGGAFLYFYSQVRFDAYTIIDYKPKLATQIFDRNNELIANIFEENRIYVKYNDIPPRVIEALVAIEDTSYFEHGGINVEAMARAAIKDIKARKLVEGASTLTQQLIKNLALSREKKFTRKIKEVVLAMKLESELSKEDIIERYLNHVYFGHGYYGIKTAAEGYFRKELNELSIKEIAMLVGMPKAPSTYDPTKHLDLSLSRANRVLERMYSIGWINEDEYRKGVLEEPAVFDDTLTRNKAPYVVDEIIKEASKKFDDIKTGGYKIQSTVDLNVQKIAQDALVYGYNEILKRDKKANPEMLNGAIVVTHPQSGQILALIGGIDYAKSSYNRATQSKRQPGSSIKPFIYQIALDSGYSVVSQVADIARTFDMGNGKEWTPKNYSGGFQGYITIKSALTQSRNLATINLLNDLGLSSVRKQLKDMGFNDIPENLSIALGSFGISPLDFAKFYSMFPNEGEMVEPTLIKHIENSFGASMDYEPQKKQVLKPEQAFLMTTLLQNVVNNGTGRNAKVNGIQIAGKTGTSNNSIDAWFCGYSPDIEAIIWYGNDDNSPMKKVEGGSRTAAPVFKKFMEGYIKLYPTLRRAFEQPDGVYKGYYGGSDEYYTNDSPLPQNTPANDIIQDQENDGLLF; this is encoded by the coding sequence ATGAAATATATCTTGGCATTTATCTTTGTAGTTGCCGTCGCACTTGGTGGAGCGTTTTTATACTTTTATTCGCAGGTGAGATTTGACGCTTACACCATCATCGACTACAAGCCAAAGCTTGCGACACAAATTTTTGATAGAAACAACGAGCTTATCGCAAATATCTTTGAAGAAAATAGAATTTACGTAAAGTATAACGACATCCCACCACGTGTCATCGAAGCGCTCGTGGCTATCGAAGATACGAGCTACTTTGAGCATGGCGGTATCAACGTAGAAGCCATGGCAAGAGCGGCGATAAAGGACATCAAAGCTAGAAAGCTGGTAGAAGGCGCATCTACGCTAACTCAGCAGCTCATAAAAAACCTAGCCCTAAGCCGCGAGAAGAAATTTACAAGAAAGATAAAAGAGGTTGTGCTTGCTATGAAGCTTGAAAGCGAGCTTAGCAAAGAGGACATCATTGAAAGATACCTAAACCACGTATATTTCGGCCACGGCTACTACGGCATCAAAACAGCTGCAGAGGGGTACTTTAGAAAAGAGCTAAATGAGCTAAGCATAAAAGAGATAGCGATGCTAGTTGGCATGCCAAAAGCGCCAAGCACCTATGATCCTACAAAGCACCTCGACCTCTCGCTTAGCCGTGCAAACAGGGTTCTTGAGAGGATGTATAGCATCGGCTGGATAAACGAGGATGAGTACCGCAAGGGCGTGCTTGAAGAACCAGCAGTTTTTGACGATACGCTCACAAGAAATAAAGCTCCTTACGTGGTCGATGAGATCATAAAAGAGGCTTCAAAGAAATTTGACGATATAAAAACTGGCGGTTACAAGATACAAAGCACCGTCGATCTAAACGTGCAAAAGATCGCTCAAGACGCTCTAGTATATGGTTACAATGAAATTTTAAAAAGAGATAAAAAGGCAAATCCAGAGATGCTAAATGGCGCTATCGTCGTCACTCACCCACAAAGCGGACAAATTTTAGCTCTAATTGGCGGCATCGACTACGCAAAAAGTAGCTACAACCGCGCCACCCAGAGCAAGCGCCAGCCAGGATCTAGCATTAAGCCATTTATCTATCAAATAGCCCTTGATAGCGGCTACTCTGTCGTCTCTCAAGTAGCTGATATCGCTAGGACATTTGACATGGGCAATGGCAAAGAGTGGACGCCAAAGAACTATAGCGGTGGCTTTCAAGGCTACATCACGATAAAATCAGCCTTAACCCAGTCTCGCAACCTCGCAACCATAAATTTACTAAACGATCTTGGTCTTAGCTCAGTTCGCAAACAGCTTAAGGATATGGGCTTTAACGACATCCCTGAAAATTTATCAATCGCACTTGGTAGCTTTGGAATTTCGCCACTTGATTTTGCAAAATTTTACTCGATGTTCCCAAATGAGGGCGAGATGGTTGAGCCGACACTTATTAAGCATATAGAAAATAGCTTTGGTGCGTCGATGGACTATGAGCCACAAAAGAAGCAGGTGCTAAAACCTGAGCAGGCATTTTTGATGACAACCTTGCTTCAAAATGTCGTAAATAACGGCACCGGACGCAACGCAAAGGTAAATGGCATCCAGATCGCTGGCAAAACTGGCACGTCAAACAACAGCATCGATGCTTGGTTTTGCGGCTACTCGCCTGATATCGAGGCCATCATCTGGTACGGAAACGACGATAACAGTCCTATGAAAAAGGTCGAGGGCGGCAGCAGGACAGCGGCGCCTGTCTTTAAGAAATTTATGGAAGGCTACATTAAGCTTTATCCTACTTTAAGACGCGCATTTGAGCAGCCAGATGGTGTTTATAAAGGCTATTATGGAGGTAGCGACGAATACTACACAAACGACTCGCCACTACCTCAAAATACGCCTGCAAATGACATCATACAAGATCAAGAAAACGATGGATTATTATTTTAG
- a CDS encoding 3-isopropylmalate dehydratase, with protein sequence MSHYDIAFIKFDQVVLFLHVCFVALFVGLQAGLVLVGSYFIKNKFEDKERYHILLHIIRCFGIAIFILILCVIATSIVIIFGFYDANLTNPMASAMVATKCAIELFLLLNLSYIFYRYKKALKALRSHEMIELNESLIVIIYYFTPLNLLASLAAIYLGISYKVFL encoded by the coding sequence ATGAGTCATTACGATATAGCTTTTATAAAATTTGACCAAGTAGTACTATTTTTGCATGTATGCTTTGTAGCTCTTTTTGTGGGGCTACAAGCCGGTCTTGTACTTGTTGGAAGCTACTTTATAAAAAATAAATTTGAAGACAAGGAGCGCTATCACATCTTACTTCACATTATAAGATGCTTTGGCATTGCGATTTTCATACTAATCCTTTGCGTGATAGCAACAAGTATAGTTATAATTTTTGGATTTTATGATGCAAATTTGACAAATCCTATGGCAAGTGCAATGGTGGCAACAAAATGCGCAATAGAACTATTTTTGCTATTAAATTTAAGCTATATATTTTATAGATACAAAAAGGCCTTAAAAGCACTAAGATCGCATGAAATGATCGAGCTAAACGAGAGTTTGATCGTTATAATTTATTATTTTACACCGCTAAATTTATTAGCTTCGCTAGCAGCTATTTATCTTGGTATAAGCTATAAGGTATTTTTATGA
- a CDS encoding ComEA family DNA-binding protein, with translation MKIKILLCLVVASIAYGANLNTASKNELMELGLSKGQALNIIKYRKAHKFKSIDELEKVQGIGFNDMQKVKEKLSIKENAKVKKSEAKNSKGKKK, from the coding sequence ATGAAGATTAAAATTTTACTTTGCTTGGTAGTTGCAAGCATTGCATATGGCGCTAATCTAAATACAGCCAGCAAAAACGAGTTAATGGAGCTTGGGCTAAGTAAAGGCCAGGCGTTAAACATTATAAAATACAGAAAAGCCCATAAATTTAAAAGCATCGATGAACTTGAAAAAGTCCAAGGTATTGGCTTTAACGATATGCAAAAAGTTAAAGAAAAACTTAGCATAAAAGAGAACGCAAAAGTCAAAAAATCTGAAGCAAAAAACTCCAAAGGCAAGAAAAAATAA
- the glyS gene encoding glycine--tRNA ligase subunit beta, giving the protein MKELLLEIGVEELPAIPFLRELPNINTKWQAVLEKYNIASEFKFYYTPRRLVFFHEKFPKAQPDSVASFVGAPKQVALKDGAFTKAALSFASKYSIDESELKFKEIDGKEVLYYEKEVKGEPVAKIMGDMVEEFLKSLNFGKSMRWGNGEFEFIRPIRSFLCLLGDEVIKFDKFGVASGDSTYPHRSISYDKIKISNIKEYFDGSRARGVVLEAAEREKIILDEFGKISQKSGLKIEIDRELLAEVVAITEYPTALLGSFEGEFLEVPSEVIITSMKENQRYFPVFKDGKLANGFVVVSNAITQDYSLIIKGNEKVLRARLSDAMFFWQSDLKAEFSPEKLKNITYLKELGSIYEKELRELQVAKKLASNYDELLKKEAGEYGAKLERAVMLSKADLTTQMVYEFTELQGIMGAYYAKAKNEDEDVVLAIKEQYLPDGEEAQCPSKVFSSVVALSNKLDTLMGLFSIGKIPSGTKDPYALRRAANGVIKIVLAHNLKFNVKEILEDIAKDYKKIDIEVLINFILDRLYTFFDANASIVKACIKSGEKDILELTKMIEALAKISSESNFRENFSTFKRLANIIKDDKFSKVDENLFDIDAEKALNDAFKAVDKSLAYEPRLKALFALKPQIDEFFDKVMINVENEKVRNNRIAIIGQIYSEILKVADIKEISF; this is encoded by the coding sequence ATGAAAGAGTTATTACTTGAGATCGGAGTTGAAGAACTTCCAGCGATACCATTTTTAAGAGAGCTACCAAATATCAATACTAAATGGCAGGCTGTGCTTGAAAAATATAACATTGCAAGCGAGTTTAAATTTTATTACACGCCACGTCGTTTGGTCTTTTTTCATGAGAAATTTCCTAAGGCTCAGCCCGATAGCGTGGCTAGTTTCGTTGGTGCGCCAAAGCAAGTAGCACTAAAAGACGGAGCTTTCACAAAAGCAGCACTTAGCTTTGCTAGCAAATATAGCATAGATGAGAGCGAGCTTAAATTTAAAGAGATAGACGGCAAAGAGGTGCTCTACTACGAAAAAGAGGTAAAAGGCGAGCCAGTCGCTAAGATAATGGGCGATATGGTTGAGGAGTTTTTAAAGAGTCTAAATTTTGGCAAGTCTATGCGCTGGGGCAATGGTGAGTTCGAGTTTATCCGCCCGATAAGATCGTTTTTGTGTTTGCTTGGCGATGAGGTCATTAAATTTGATAAATTTGGCGTGGCAAGTGGTGACTCTACATATCCACATAGAAGCATCAGCTACGACAAGATCAAAATTTCAAATATAAAAGAATACTTTGATGGCTCAAGGGCTCGTGGTGTTGTGCTTGAAGCTGCCGAGAGAGAAAAAATAATCCTTGATGAGTTTGGAAAGATCAGTCAAAAAAGTGGGCTAAAGATCGAGATAGATAGAGAACTTCTAGCTGAAGTCGTGGCGATTACTGAGTACCCAACAGCACTTCTTGGCTCATTTGAAGGGGAATTTTTAGAGGTGCCAAGCGAGGTCATCATCACTTCGATGAAAGAAAATCAACGCTACTTCCCAGTCTTTAAAGATGGCAAGCTAGCAAACGGCTTCGTTGTCGTTAGTAACGCCATAACGCAGGACTACTCGCTCATCATCAAGGGCAACGAAAAGGTGCTAAGAGCAAGGTTAAGCGATGCGATGTTTTTTTGGCAAAGTGACTTAAAAGCTGAATTTAGCCCAGAAAAACTAAAAAATATAACTTACCTAAAAGAGCTTGGAAGTATCTACGAAAAAGAGCTTAGAGAGCTACAAGTGGCTAAAAAGCTTGCTAGCAACTATGACGAGCTACTCAAAAAAGAAGCTGGCGAGTATGGAGCCAAGCTTGAGCGAGCTGTGATGCTAAGCAAGGCTGATCTTACAACGCAGATGGTTTATGAATTTACCGAGCTTCAAGGCATCATGGGCGCTTACTATGCAAAGGCTAAAAACGAGGATGAGGACGTCGTTTTGGCTATAAAAGAACAGTATTTGCCAGACGGCGAAGAGGCGCAGTGCCCAAGTAAGGTGTTTAGCTCGGTTGTAGCGCTTTCAAATAAGCTTGATACGCTAATGGGACTCTTTAGTATCGGCAAAATCCCAAGTGGCACCAAAGACCCATACGCTCTAAGGCGTGCGGCAAATGGCGTGATAAAGATCGTTTTGGCGCATAATTTGAAATTTAACGTAAAAGAAATTTTAGAAGATATCGCAAAAGATTATAAAAAAATTGACATTGAAGTATTAATAAATTTTATCCTTGATAGGCTCTACACTTTCTTTGACGCAAACGCTTCTATCGTAAAAGCATGCATAAAAAGCGGCGAGAAAGATATCCTAGAGCTAACCAAGATGATAGAGGCACTTGCTAAAATTTCAAGTGAATCAAATTTTAGAGAGAATTTCTCGACATTTAAACGCCTTGCAAACATAATAAAAGATGATAAATTTAGCAAGGTCGATGAGAACCTTTTTGATATAGATGCTGAAAAGGCCTTAAATGACGCGTTTAAAGCGGTTGATAAGAGCCTAGCGTATGAGCCAAGGCTAAAAGCGCTATTTGCCCTAAAACCACAGATCGATGAGTTTTTTGACAAAGTTATGATAAACGTTGAAAATGAGAAAGTGCGAAATAATCGCATCGCAATCATCGGTCAAATTTATAGTGAGATATTAAAAGTAGCTGATATAAAAGAGATCAGCTTTTAA
- the maf gene encoding septum formation inhibitor Maf: MITLASSSPTRANLLKNAGIEFKQISCSFDESMIAKSLKPEIYVQNVVKAKKEQFLKANGKLTNLLFADSCVACGDKILGKAKDEKEALAMLNLQSGNECSVYTAMIFLGEFELINVSKTTYKFAKFSEQDLKSYLESGEWRGKAGAMTIENFNKKYIISQHGETSTAMGLNLKILKAFL, from the coding sequence ATGATAACACTCGCTTCAAGCTCGCCAACAAGGGCAAATTTACTAAAAAATGCTGGGATAGAATTTAAACAAATTTCTTGCAGCTTTGATGAGAGCATGATAGCAAAGAGCCTAAAACCAGAAATTTACGTCCAAAACGTCGTAAAAGCAAAAAAAGAGCAGTTTTTAAAGGCAAATGGCAAGCTTACAAATTTACTCTTTGCAGATAGCTGCGTGGCGTGTGGGGATAAAATTTTAGGCAAGGCAAAGGACGAAAAAGAGGCACTTGCTATGCTAAATTTACAAAGTGGCAATGAGTGTAGCGTCTATACGGCGATGATATTTTTAGGCGAATTTGAGCTTATAAATGTGAGCAAGACTACATATAAATTTGCTAAATTTAGCGAGCAAGATCTAAAAAGCTACCTAGAAAGTGGCGAGTGGCGAGGCAAAGCTGGAGCCATGACGATAGAAAATTTTAATAAAAAATACATCATCTCCCAGCACGGCGAGACAAGCACGGCAATGGGGCTAAATTTAAAAATATTAAAGGCATTTTTATGA
- a CDS encoding tRNA (cytidine(34)-2'-O)-methyltransferase yields the protein MFNIVLVHPQIPQNTGAIGRMCVNANLKLHIVKPTVFDLSEKAVRRAGLDYWKILNPKIWDSLEEFLEANLSHKDRFFFATTKTNRLYYEAEFKPGDFIFFGGESTGLPREFMDINFKNAITIPMGKEGRSLNLAMSAGIIAYEAIRQNITEFDFRSEI from the coding sequence ATGTTTAACATAGTCCTAGTCCATCCTCAGATACCGCAAAATACTGGAGCTATCGGTAGAATGTGCGTTAATGCAAATTTAAAGCTACATATCGTTAAGCCAACGGTCTTTGATCTGAGTGAAAAGGCTGTTAGACGAGCAGGACTTGACTACTGGAAAATTTTAAATCCAAAAATTTGGGATAGTTTGGAAGAATTTTTAGAAGCAAACTTAAGCCACAAGGATAGATTTTTCTTCGCTACCACAAAGACAAATAGGCTTTACTACGAGGCCGAGTTTAAGCCAGGAGATTTTATATTTTTTGGTGGCGAGAGTACTGGGCTGCCAAGAGAATTTATGGATATAAATTTTAAAAATGCCATAACCATACCAATGGGAAAAGAGGGCAGGAGCTTAAATTTAGCTATGAGTGCTGGCATTATCGCTTATGAGGCGATCAGGCAAAATATTACTGAATTTGACTTTAGGAGTGAGATTTGA
- a CDS encoding CCA tRNA nucleotidyltransferase: MQISKIDSKISQNKPLDGSKNEIKIKNEIYKNSELDFFRSLFAPFTSRVYLVGGCVRDAFLGREIYDYDIEVYDIEPLKFNELMASIGASGVGKSYFIYKYKNYDIGLPRSESKTGNSHKDFAVSYINDPKMASLRRDFTINAMMMNIFNGEILDFYGGKQDLAKKILRHIDSEKFKEDPLRVLRGVQFSSRLDFSIADETLALMKSLSLEHLSRDRINTELIKFFRAKYLEKGAYYLFELGLFKEIFGMQISMDDGFLSDLKSAREFVDDERLFLYLLFGKFELDTKEILEKMRLPKSYFSILKQPYFKDMPSDKELMQIAINMPIKSWLGAYNKERIERAKKLGIYETKFDPKVDVAEILSAGFKNEEIAKEIKRRQELEISKYLSEHKPRKD, encoded by the coding sequence TTGCAAATATCGAAAATAGACTCCAAAATCTCTCAAAATAAGCCATTAGACGGCTCAAAAAATGAGATAAAAATCAAAAATGAAATTTATAAAAATAGCGAGCTAGACTTTTTTAGGTCGCTATTTGCTCCATTTACTTCACGTGTCTATCTAGTTGGTGGCTGCGTGAGAGATGCATTCTTGGGGCGAGAAATTTATGATTATGACATCGAAGTTTATGACATCGAGCCTTTAAAATTTAATGAGCTAATGGCTAGCATAGGCGCTAGCGGTGTTGGTAAAAGCTACTTCATTTACAAATATAAAAACTACGACATTGGGCTTCCAAGAAGCGAGAGCAAAACTGGGAATTCACACAAAGACTTTGCGGTAAGCTATATTAATGATCCCAAAATGGCGAGCCTTAGGCGAGATTTCACGATAAATGCCATGATGATGAATATCTTTAATGGAGAAATTTTAGACTTTTACGGCGGGAAGCAAGATTTAGCAAAAAAGATATTAAGGCACATTGATAGTGAGAAATTTAAAGAAGACCCACTAAGGGTGCTTAGAGGAGTGCAATTTAGCTCTAGGCTTGATTTTAGTATAGCTGATGAGACGCTAGCTCTCATGAAAAGCCTTAGTTTGGAGCATCTAAGCAGAGATAGGATAAATACTGAGCTTATTAAATTTTTTCGTGCAAAGTATCTAGAAAAAGGAGCTTACTATCTTTTTGAGCTTGGACTTTTTAAAGAAATTTTTGGTATGCAAATTTCTATGGACGATGGATTTTTAAGCGATCTTAAGAGTGCTAGAGAATTTGTGGATGATGAGAGATTATTTTTATATCTTTTGTTTGGCAAATTTGAGCTTGACACAAAAGAAATTTTAGAGAAAATGCGTCTGCCAAAGAGCTACTTTTCTATCTTAAAGCAGCCTTATTTTAAGGACATGCCAAGCGATAAAGAGCTAATGCAAATTGCCATAAATATGCCCATAAAATCATGGCTTGGAGCTTATAATAAAGAGCGGATAGAGCGTGCCAAGAAGCTTGGAATTTATGAGACGAAATTTGACCCGAAAGTCGATGTGGCAGAAATTTTATCAGCTGGTTTTAAAAACGAAGAGATCGCAAAAGAGATAAAACGTAGGCAAGAGCTTGAAATTTCAAAATATCTAAGCGAGCATAAGCCTAGAAAAGATTAG